The window tttttgaataaaatttcaaacatcaaatttttatttgggGAAAAagatttatgaaactatattttaaatgagtcTTAAAAAaaatgccaaaaaataacgTGAAAAATGatgggggacagagggagtaatatttactatataagaaaatatgtatgtaattaatatatatatcgatgtaaataaaataagaccttcgatagataaaaaaaattaaaagattcaaatattttaattcgaatcaGAAAATAGAAAGAATTGACAGGAGTTGTAATTAAAAAGTGAATATTGCTAAGAGAGAATGATCAGAAGAGGATgagttaatataatttaggaTAGggaaaaaaccaacattaaattttattcagaaaaaataaaataaaataatttttgaaattttttggagtctcaaaatgcgtgtccaactctcgtccttcaaggtaaactacctaggacactacataaagatatagacacatatcagatcgccattatattgcagactaacactatattttaataatactaaaaaaataacatagtgttaataatcaaatccgaacctaacgttagtggcaaaaaaaagtccgaacctaacattagtgacaaaaaagaaaaaaattatagttcagtggtaggtttctaaacaaataataagttgggtggcaaaaaaatctattttccctttaggATATGGTGGTTTATATTCATtagtacttatattttaaaaatgatatattattattattttaaattgttataagtaatatatattattttaatatgatatcaGATGATACAAAATACTACCACGGGTTTACGTAGGTATGAAGTGATTGACTATATTTCTGTGAGAAAACTCGgggaaaaatatcaaattggtgTCTCGTTCCATTCAAATATATCAGTTAAACCACAACTTTCCAGTTTGACTCATATTAGTCACCAAACTCGCTCTTTGTTCTGCCCGTTAAAAAATTTTAACGGTGAAAGAATGACCTGCACTGCTTGCTGATGTGGATGATGAGACACAACCCAGCCTCAGTAACACCTTTAAACCCCAGTAACAGTTGAAATCACCGAATCAACGACACACACATGTACTCTGTTTTCCTCCCACCACCGTCCAAACTTCTCCAGCCGTGTTTGAATCACACACAaacgcatatatatatatatatatatatatatatatatacatgtttatATGGACAACCACGCACAACCTCTGTCCACTGCCATGTAAACTTGCCACTTAGCAACCACCAACAGTCCCTCAATACTACTGTTCCGATCTATCCTCGCCGAAACCCCTTCCCTCCGTCGGGTCTCCGACTATGCAATCCTTTGATTTACGGCCATCAACCGTGCTCTACCCACCCTCTCATCATTTCCTCCCTCTGTTTTCCGTCCCTCCTACCTCCGCTAGCGTCAAAGCCGCCTTCTTATTTCTCCGGCGAAAACCGCACCGCCAACCTCCAAATCAACAGCCAACCTGATTCCCAACTCAACAATCAagataatacatatatacacatacacgcATGCCcgttaaaatcttttaaaatttgtcTTAATCTAGTCAGCATGCCAAATCATCCCCACGTGATCGTCTTCTTATGAGTTAACGTCTATTTTAACGTTTAACGTTAAAAACAACCGTTCCGCTTGTTTGACTTTAACGGGCAGAACAAAAGAGATAGACTGGTGACTAATTTGAGTCAAACTGGAAAGTGGTGGCCGActtgatatatttaaattaaacgagtcaccaatttaatattttttccctAAATGTAGTGTATCGTAACTAATAGTGTAGAGGTAACCTCAATGTGATATCAAAATGACCGTAAAATTTATACCAAATGGATAATgttacatcaaatttggtgtgattttcttttataattctaataatgtctttgttcttgttaataaacaaatttattcaCATGATATCATAAAAAGATTCCTTTGAAAATCATGGTGTCAATGGGTTGTAATGTATTTTATGAATGACATGATTTTGACACCAAAATAATGTAGTGTCATGGGTAGAAGATGGTCTTAAAACATCTCCAACGGGATTGagaaaaattgatcaaattatCTTTGTTacgtttattatatttatataaaaatttaatatataacagTGGAATTATTTCTTTTGTCGGCTTTAATAGTGAAACTATAATTGAGAATTCTTTGTTGGAAAACATAAGTTAAAAAgtctccctccgtcccaatggattgtatacgttactttttgacaagTTTTTTAAGACtcctttaaagtatagtttcataatatttttataattttttttttgtaaatcaaaatttgatatttaaacttttattttaaaaaaatttaaaaaaaatatcatgtaactatattttattggaACCTCAAAATGTGTGCGAACAGTGAGCGTGTACATCCCATTGGGACGGAATAATAGACCTGAAAGATAAAAATTATTACGATACATTCTATTTAGTTCAAATAAAAAGATCCTGGTCCAAACAAATTCCCAAACAGCAGAAAGTATAAGGCATCGTTTtagaaaaactaaattaaaaaaataatcatagtGAGCCTACCTCGCCGCCGTAAACGCGCCTGCCTCGAAATTTGAACCCTTTTCCGCAGACGAATTTGCCCCTCTCTTGCTCTTACTACTCTCTTGTTTTGTCTGTTAGCACAACAAAACGGCCATTTGTcattctcctctctctctctctctctctcacacacacacacacagtcaTCATCTCTCGCTTCTCCGGCGATCATCTTATTTTCAACTCTGTaagtctctctctcccccctctctctccctctctctcccatGTATCAGGTATGTAAATATCAGTCCTTAATTACTttgattcttttttttgaattttaaattttgaacaaaTAATTACTAATCATCAATGAGTTATTCAATTCATCATGTGTAGATTTAATTCTTGCCTTAATGCTCCCccattgtatatatgtatttcttGTGAAGTTCTTGAGAATTCTTGGGTTTTACATATATACTACAGTTGTTCCATTCTATTCTGGTAATTACATTGCTCATTTTAGTAGctttgtaatttgttttgaaaTGGGTTTCGCAATTGGGTacttttttgtgatttttattttcatttttactgTATCTGTTATTTTCTTGATTCTTGTGAGTTTAGTTAGTACTGAAGCCATTCACATGTGTATATGTGGATTTTGTCTTTTGTGGGACTGAATCAATTAGTAAGTCCTCATGTAAGTGTATGGATGAATGTATGTGTTGCGGGATCACCCGATTAGTGGCATCGAATACttatttttttgtgtgtgtgaattGTTGGTgaggtgatttttttttttttttgtgtttgtgaAGCAAGAAGAGGGACTAGTTGGGAAAGGGTATATTAGTCTATTTTTAGACCTGATATGATTGATAATACACAAAGCATTTGACactttttcttttaataatgaGTTAAGGAGCACACTAATTGTTGGTATCTTTTTGGTGTCTCATGAGTTCTACAACAACATACATGTTTGCTGAATTCAAGGATAGGATGCACTTTATTATATAGACCTTATATTATATGCTTTTAAAGTTGTAGTTATCATGTCTGGGAAGGTGGGGTTCCGGTACTTAGAAAATGATAAAACACTTGTAACTAATACTAAAGTTGTTGGTTTATCTTGTTTGAGTTCTTAAACACCcttttattctttcttttttccttgTTAGTGTTGTTTGATGGTTAACTCTGTTGAGGTCCCATGTGATAGTAAAACCCGAAATTGGAAGACATGGGAACATACGAACTTTAGTGTGGCATGCATAAATGTTTATGTGGGTCTGAATCTTTActctttgttaatattttctcatGGAAGTTGTATGGAGGGTAAGGGCTAGGGACACCATTTCGAAGGTATTATGGGGCCAAGGTGTAGAAAGTACTCCGTAGTCCGTAGGACTTGCAAATTTATTTGCTCGTTCACATACCATGATTTTGTAAAATGGTTACTTAGTTGTGTGGTTTATTGGATGCTTAGAAATTGTTAATATAACTTTTGAAGCTCTCATTTGATGTTTCATCATAGCAGTATGTACTCTATGTAGTATAGGTTCTTAGTTTTTTAGGTTCTGCATCTTGAATTAAATGTTAAGAGTGTTATCCATTTcataattatgaaatataagaTTTGTGTAAACAATACATGCTGAATTTTTAATaagtaatgatattttaaaatcttatttgGATGACAATAGATCCAATAGACGTTTTGCAGTCTTCGCTTCAGAAGCTCATTTCGTCCTTGCTATCAGATTCCTCctcttttaatgtttttttataagttttacCCTATATCTATTCATACTTCTACTGAATCTTACGTAATAGAGCGTTACCCATGTTCAGTTTTCACTAACTGTGATTTTTGTATGTTGTCTACAGATTTGAATACTAATTCTATGACTGAGGATAGTGATATAGAATAAAGTTCAACACAGATGAAGAAGCTTTTATTTTTCAGATCATCCACATCCAACAATGGGAATGACTCAAGTCCACCACTATCAAATGATAAACAATCTTACTTGGAGAACTCATCTCATGGTGGACGTAAAGCTATTGACAAAGTCAAAACTAAAAAACAAGTATCTGGAAATCAGAAGTCCAGCATCAGTCCATCTCTTAGGAGAAGTCGTTCATATTCTTCAGGAAGTATTCATGAGGGTGGATTAGGACAAACTGATCTGTGTTTCAGTAATTATGATAACGGGTCTCCTTGTCATAGCATCATTTCACGAAATCAGTCTGATCTTCGCTCTTCGCGGTAAGAACATAATTTAGTTCTCTTTCATATAAAAACATGACATCTGTAGCTATGCCTGATGCGCTATTAGTTTGAGTAATGTATTTCACTTGTTTGGAAATAAGTACTCTTTGATAATTAGCTCACCGATCGACTGTTTTACTTTGTCAGTTTTCAAACGCTTTCACCTGAAAGAAACTCTCAAGCTAAATGGTTTAAAGATGCATCTCTTCAACATTCACATGTGTTTGAAAAGCCTGATGGCATTATTTCTTCGAGAGCTAGCTTTGGTTCATCAGAAAGCTCTTCATACTGTTCCAGTAATGTCTCAAGTAAAGTATTAGATCGTTACATTGTCGGAGAACAGTTACAGGAAACCAGTGTTCCAAAGAACACTTGTCACCAGAAAATCCGTGACGAAGATAGAACTGGTGGTGGAAAACGTCCTCCACGGGTTAGTATCCCAACTGATGGTGTAAATCAGAAACCAAGATCTCAATCTTTCAGAGAAACGAAGGAATCCCACCAATTCTTTTCAACAAAGGATTGGGTGGAAACTGGATTTGGGGATGAATCTCCTCGGAAACTTGCAAAGCATGTAATTGAAAGACTCTCTCAGGCCCGCCCTTTGCCTGCAGCAAGTTCCAGAAAGTTTGATTCTGATATTCCATTCACAGTTGAAGACATATATGGCGGGGAGGAAAATAGATTCTCACGTTTAGACTCTGATGGGGGTCAACAAAAGGAAATTTCAAGCCTCGCCGAAAGGAATGGTTTTTGTTATGAGACCTTCAGAGATCCGGATTCTGCTGCTGCCGAACAGgatttagataaaaaattactTGCAAAATTCGAACAGGCTGAGGAGCGGGCCATGTTTCTTTCTGAAGAGCTCAAGCAAGAAAATTTTTTGGGTGATGGTAGAGTCAGCGTACATGGACTGGTTCAAACTATTAGAAGCTTAGCAGAGGAGAGGTCTAACATGGCACTTGAGGTCGCGGCAGTCTTGAAAGACCGAGTTGCTGAGAAAGCCTCATTCGCTGAAGAGCTCAGACTAGCTAAATTGGAACTGGATTCAAGGACACAGAAACTGGAGAAAGAGAAAAATGAGCTGCAGTTCTCCTTGGAGAAAGAGTTAGATAGAAGATCAAGTGAGTGGTCATCCAAGCTTGAGAAGTACCAGTCAGAAGAGCATAGGCTGCGTGAGAGAGTTAGGGAGCTCGCAGAGCAGAATGTCTCCCTCCAAAGAGAAGCCTCTTCTTTTAGGGAGAGGGATACTCATAGTAGAAACCAGATCGTTTCGACTGAGGAACAGCTGCAGGACCTGACTACAAGTATAGAGCAAGCAAGGGCTGAGAATCAAAAGCTCCACAAAACTATTTTCGAGATGCAAGAAAAATTCAGAGCAGCCAAGGATGATCGTGATTGCATTCATAGGAGCTATGAGGAGAAGGAGAAAGAATGCAAAGACTTCCACAGATCTGTTACTAGAATGCTAAGAACCTGCAGTGAACAAGAGAAGACAATTGAAGGTCTACGAGCGGGACTTAGGGATGAAGTTGCAAAGCAAAGATTTATGGACAACCCTGATAGTCAGATAGCTAATTTACAAATGGAGCTGATGAGGTTGACAGGTGTTGAACAAAATTTAAGAAAGGAGGTTGAATCTTATAGGTATGAAATTGATTCTCTTCGACATgagaatataaatttgttgcATCGTCTAAAGGGAGGCAGGAATGTGAACGGATCAACTTTCAAGCTGGATCAGGAACTATTTGACTGTGTGTGCTATATGCAAAATAAGACGCCAACATTTCTCAACGAGTGCATTCAGCTTTGTGCTAAACTGCTTCAGCATATAAAAGAGAAATCTGGACTGTCTTCTCATGTCAAGCACGGAACTGAAGTCATCGAGAATGGTGTAGATGCACAATTTATCGTTGACTCTGATGTGAGAATCCAGGGTTTCAAGCGTGGAGCTGAGAACCTAATACAAAGCTTACGTAGTGTATCTTCTGTCTTGCAAGAAAAAGCGACTACTAAGGAATCTCAGCAAGATAGCTTCCAAAAAGAATTGTCCCACCGAAGTGATCAGAACTTGGAGGTATGCAATTACTGATACTTCCTTAGGTTATATGCTCCTGAACTTGGAATGCACTCCCTCCTTCCTAGACTTATTGGCATGTTTTGACTTTCAGAAATCaatttgaccaaattttgactgagaattaataattatttttatacataatttttattaaaaaactatattaaagaatatatttgatttactggttaatataaataatttgtatacatttaattttctttaaatGTTGTCAGCGAGTTGGGTGTTGTCACCTTTATTCTGATTAGTCATTCCTTTGAACTTATGAGATTTGTgaaaagctttacaatactctttaatgatttatttaacTTAAGATTAACAAGTAGATGCACCTAATCTTATATGCAGACATGCAGTAATATTCGTTTTACTTGTTGCTGGTAGTATATGGCATAACAACAAAGCTTACGTGTGTGGAGTTTGGcatttttgactttttttaaAAGACCGATTTATTTGCTTTCAGTACTTTGTTAATTATGATGAGCTTGTCTTGAATTGAACTGGAGTTTTTTGGGGGTTTGTCACATATTGCATGAAGCAAGCTGGTGCATTTCAGCGTGGCAGAAGAGATTGGTTTAAAGGTCTATTCTTGATAGGATAGGAAGGAATGtttgtagatattgttttcccAGGCATTCTTGGTTTGTGTGGAAGATATTGTGGAGTCGAAACAGCCCACAGTAATTGGGATAGTTGTTTATTAGAGTCCCCTGTTCCTTCTGTCCTCCTAGGATTAGCAATCACATTGGTTAGCTTAATAACCCGGAAATCGCAGGATCATCATGGTTTAATATGTAGTAAGTTTGTCTTGTGCAGAATTGGAGTTGAGTAAGAATTAGAAATTCAGTGTAACCAAAATTCGAGTGTTGGAAAATAACAAGAATGTTTTAATAGTTGTAATGATTTTATACATGCATTATTAAATTGTTTTGGAAAAATGTAGCAAGAACTATGAACCTTAGTAGAATAAATGGACCCTTTTCAACATATCAAAAGGGCTCTCTTTTGGATAATAAAACTGTAAAAGACCCTGCTACAAGCAACATAAGCAacaatttaagatttgattCCATGCCCCCCAAAAATAATTCTTGGTAGTCTAAGAAACTCAACTTTGCGTTATGTATAGCTTAGCCATTCCttataaactaaatatatatcacaaagcttcttaaattttttattctttatatAATAGATAGCTATTTGTGCTGAAGGGAGCTTGTGGTACATTGTCATTTATTACTTCTTACACCTAAAAGAAATCTGGTGATACTACCATGTGTGGTTAGTTTTTTGCCtttttatcttaaaatttaGTTTGGATAAGCCAGCTCATTAAATTTTACCATGGTGGGCACTGTTTTATTTGTATAGTACACCTCATTAATAAACTCAATCAGAAATTTATCCTTGAATGTATGTAGAATAAAATATCTTGACACCAGTAGTTGACGTGTCACATTTTTACCAGATGATGTGGTCCTAGTTAGTTCATTTTAACTCATACACTCTTTCTATACACACAGGATAACCTTAGATCGGAACTCAGAGCAGAAGTTTTATTAACAAGGTTATTGCGTGAAAGGTTATACTCCAAGGAGCTTGATATCGAGCAACTTCAAGCTGAGCAAGCAGCATGTGTTAGAGGTAACGATATTCTTCAATGTGAAGTGCAAAATGCACTAGATACAGTCTCCTGTGTAACACACAAGATGAAAGACCTTGAACTTCAGGTGAGGTCTTGATGAATACTTCAATTCTGGTACTTACTAAGTGTTTATTTAGTTATGTTCTGAAAAAGATTAGTAACTTAGAAGACCAAATGCCTTGCTATCATTTGTTCTgagtatatttttgtttaaatctCCTAGAAACAGCTCTTTGGTCGTGCATGTTGGCAAGCTTAAAACAGCTTCCCTGTCCCCTGAGCCAGTGAAAATATCTTTTGAAATTGTAGAAAAGGAGCATGTCTGACAATAAAAGTAACTGCAAAACCTGTTTTTTAGTACAACTAACTTAAAAGTAGGATAAAACCTCAAGGAAAGGAGAGCAATGGTGATTAGTTTCAAATGCAAAAATTCCTGCATATCTTTTTTCTTTGATGTTCTACTTGTCTTAAagtttatgtttttattaattttaattctcTTTATATAGAGCTCATACAAATCAACGATACATAATTCATGCCACAAGAGTAGCCTTATAAGTTACAAATCTCTACTAATTAAAGACGTTAAAgcataatcatatatatttaattcttcGGTTAAATGTTGAACCACACTTCCAACAGATAGAATAACACTACATCTTTCTTTACTATGCAGTAGTAATTTTCCTTCACAGCTTGTACACCAGTATTTTTGGAagagaaaagataaagaaaagatgaGGAGGGGAATATTGTTCTGTATAATTTAGTCCTTGTGTTCCTGAGGAAGGAGAGAATTGGACTTGGAATGTAGATGGAATAACAGGTTTATTAACTACTTATAAAAggtta of the Daucus carota subsp. sativus chromosome 4, DH1 v3.0, whole genome shotgun sequence genome contains:
- the LOC108215925 gene encoding uncharacterized protein LOC108215925 — protein: MKKLLFFRSSTSNNGNDSSPPLSNDKQSYLENSSHGGRKAIDKVKTKKQVSGNQKSSISPSLRRSRSYSSGSIHEGGLGQTDLCFSNYDNGSPCHSIISRNQSDLRSSRFQTLSPERNSQAKWFKDASLQHSHVFEKPDGIISSRASFGSSESSSYCSSNVSSKVLDRYIVGEQLQETSVPKNTCHQKIRDEDRTGGGKRPPRVSIPTDGVNQKPRSQSFRETKESHQFFSTKDWVETGFGDESPRKLAKHVIERLSQARPLPAASSRKFDSDIPFTVEDIYGGEENRFSRLDSDGGQQKEISSLAERNGFCYETFRDPDSAAAEQDLDKKLLAKFEQAEERAMFLSEELKQENFLGDGRVSVHGLVQTIRSLAEERSNMALEVAAVLKDRVAEKASFAEELRLAKLELDSRTQKLEKEKNELQFSLEKELDRRSSEWSSKLEKYQSEEHRLRERVRELAEQNVSLQREASSFRERDTHSRNQIVSTEEQLQDLTTSIEQARAENQKLHKTIFEMQEKFRAAKDDRDCIHRSYEEKEKECKDFHRSVTRMLRTCSEQEKTIEGLRAGLRDEVAKQRFMDNPDSQIANLQMELMRLTGVEQNLRKEVESYRYEIDSLRHENINLLHRLKGGRNVNGSTFKLDQELFDCVCYMQNKTPTFLNECIQLCAKLLQHIKEKSGLSSHVKHGTEVIENGVDAQFIVDSDVRIQGFKRGAENLIQSLRSVSSVLQEKATTKESQQDSFQKELSHRSDQNLEDNLRSELRAEVLLTRLLRERLYSKELDIEQLQAEQAACVRGNDILQCEVQNALDTVSCVTHKMKDLELQMINKDENINRLQHDLQECRKELTIVRGILPKVSEERDLMWDKVKQYSENNMLLNSEVNDLKKKVENLDEEILLKEGQITILKDSMGKPFDLLASPDLDREFLLE